A portion of the Avibacterium sp. 20-132 genome contains these proteins:
- the miaA gene encoding tRNA (adenosine(37)-N6)-dimethylallyltransferase MiaA, with translation MHTKPRAIFLMGPTASGKTDLAIKLRQHFPVEVISVDSALIYRGMDIGTAKPNAAELALAPHRLIDIKDPSESYSAANFRHDALLEMENISKQGKIPLLVGGTMLYYKALLEGLSPLPSADERLRQEIEQKAVQIGWNGLHQELAKIDPISAQRINPNDSQRINRALEVFYLTGKSLTELTEQKGEALPYDITQFTIAPQERQVLHQRIELRFHKMIEQGFQQEVEKLYQRGDLHADLPSIRCVGYRQMWDYLQGDYDHQEMIFRGICATRQLAKRQLTWLRGWKSPITWLDSLSPDKSFMQIAQTLK, from the coding sequence ATGCACACAAAGCCACGAGCCATTTTCTTAATGGGACCAACTGCTTCAGGAAAAACAGACTTAGCGATCAAATTACGCCAACATTTCCCAGTTGAAGTCATCAGCGTCGATTCTGCCTTAATTTATCGGGGAATGGATATTGGCACTGCAAAACCAAATGCCGCTGAACTTGCTCTTGCTCCGCATCGTTTAATTGATATAAAAGATCCCAGTGAAAGCTATTCGGCGGCAAATTTTCGCCACGATGCCTTACTGGAAATGGAAAACATCAGTAAACAGGGTAAAATCCCCTTGTTAGTCGGTGGCACAATGCTCTATTACAAAGCCTTGCTGGAAGGGCTTTCACCATTACCTTCGGCAGATGAACGTTTACGCCAAGAAATTGAGCAAAAAGCAGTGCAAATCGGTTGGAATGGCTTACATCAAGAGTTAGCAAAAATCGATCCTATTTCTGCGCAACGTATTAACCCGAATGACAGCCAACGGATCAACCGTGCGTTAGAAGTGTTTTATCTCACGGGAAAATCGCTCACTGAACTGACTGAGCAAAAAGGTGAGGCGCTGCCTTATGACATCACACAATTTACCATCGCCCCACAAGAACGCCAAGTATTACACCAACGTATTGAACTGCGTTTTCATAAAATGATTGAACAAGGTTTTCAACAAGAAGTCGAAAAACTTTATCAACGTGGTGATTTACACGCTGATTTACCTTCTATTCGCTGTGTTGGTTACCGCCAAATGTGGGATTATTTGCAGGGGGATTATGATCATCAAGAAATGATATTTCGTGGAATCTGTGCAACTCGCCAGCTGGCTAAGCGCCAGCTTACTTGGTTACGTGGCTGGAAATCACCGATAACTTGGTTAGATAGTCTCAGCCCTGATAAATCCTTTATGCAAATCGCGCAAACGTTAAAATAA
- a CDS encoding N-acetylmuramoyl-L-alanine amidase: MKKYYLFLTALCSCVLLTTPAFAAAWTIAIDPGHGGKDPGAISRTQKIYEKNVTLSIARELKALLDKDPNFRAVLTRKGDYYISVPERSEIARKYKANYLVSIHADSSVSPDLRGASVWVLSNRRANSEMGQWLEDHEKRSELLGGAGSVLASHKEKYLDQTVLDLQFGHSQRVGYELGSIVLRRFAQITTLSRSTPQHASLGVLRSPDIPSILVETGFLSNPDEEKKLNSLAYRKKLARVIYDSLVEFRRRNVKTEINVAKTPSTESAVKNTRETTSNLPKDSGIRHKVKNGESLGGLANKYNVKMNDIIALNQLKRRELWIGETIKIPDNGKNSKTENSKSNSTNTDSRKTDKTANKNTKTENKGKDKTTPKFHTVKKDQTLYAISREYNIPVPTLLKLNPKLKDGKVKTGQKIQLRN, translated from the coding sequence ATGAAAAAATATTATTTATTTCTTACCGCACTTTGTTCCTGTGTATTGCTCACTACACCGGCATTTGCTGCTGCGTGGACTATTGCTATCGATCCCGGCCACGGTGGAAAAGATCCAGGAGCAATCAGCCGTACGCAGAAAATCTATGAAAAAAATGTTACGCTTTCTATTGCCAGAGAGCTAAAAGCCTTATTGGATAAAGATCCCAATTTCCGTGCGGTTCTCACTCGTAAAGGCGACTATTATATTTCTGTTCCTGAACGTTCTGAAATTGCACGTAAATACAAAGCAAACTATTTGGTTTCTATTCACGCAGATTCCTCCGTTTCACCAGATTTACGCGGTGCTTCCGTGTGGGTGCTGTCTAATCGTCGTGCAAACAGTGAAATGGGGCAATGGTTGGAAGATCACGAAAAGCGTTCCGAGCTATTAGGTGGCGCAGGCTCAGTGCTTGCTTCACATAAAGAGAAATATTTAGATCAAACGGTGCTTGATTTACAATTTGGTCATAGCCAACGTGTCGGCTATGAACTGGGATCGATTGTGTTACGCCGTTTTGCTCAAATCACGACGTTAAGCCGTAGCACGCCACAACACGCGAGTCTTGGGGTATTGCGTTCGCCAGATATTCCTTCGATCTTAGTGGAAACGGGTTTTTTGTCTAACCCTGATGAAGAAAAAAAACTTAATTCTCTTGCATATCGCAAAAAATTAGCCCGTGTTATTTATGATAGTCTGGTTGAATTTCGTCGCCGTAATGTCAAAACGGAAATCAATGTGGCTAAAACACCTAGTACAGAAAGTGCGGTCAAAAATACGCGTGAAACCACTAGCAACTTACCAAAAGATAGCGGTATTCGCCATAAAGTGAAAAATGGTGAAAGTCTTGGGGGATTAGCAAACAAATATAATGTCAAGATGAATGACATTATTGCATTAAATCAGCTTAAACGCCGTGAGCTTTGGATTGGTGAAACCATTAAAATCCCTGATAATGGTAAAAATAGCAAAACAGAAAACAGCAAGTCGAACAGCACAAATACAGATAGCAGAAAAACAGATAAAACGGCGAATAAAAATACAAAAACCGAGAATAAAGGAAAAGATAAAACAACACCGAAATTCCATACAGTGAAAAAAGACCAAACCCTGTATGCGATTTCTCGTGAGTATAATATTCCTGTGCCTACCTTATTGAAATTAAATCCAAAACTCAAAGATGGGAAAGTAAAAACAGGACAAAAAATTCAGCTAAGGAATTAG
- the tsaE gene encoding tRNA (adenosine(37)-N6)-threonylcarbamoyltransferase complex ATPase subunit type 1 TsaE, with protein MEAFNQYIPDEITMCRFGAKLMQIASNIPTDNGIIIYLNGDLGAGKTTLSRGMIQGLGYSGKVKSPTYTLVEEYHLTEKSIYHFDLYRLSDPEELEFMGIRDYFNAQSICLIEWSEKGRGLLPPADLIINIDYVDDARNVALLPNSREGKQILQLMKQTISSPS; from the coding sequence ATGGAAGCATTTAATCAATATATTCCTGATGAAATCACGATGTGTCGTTTTGGGGCAAAATTAATGCAAATTGCAAGCAATATCCCGACAGATAACGGCATTATTATTTATTTAAACGGCGATCTTGGGGCAGGCAAAACCACGTTAAGCCGTGGGATGATTCAAGGGCTAGGTTATTCAGGCAAGGTAAAAAGCCCCACTTATACGTTAGTTGAAGAATATCATTTAACGGAAAAATCAATTTATCATTTTGATTTATATCGTTTAAGCGATCCCGAAGAATTGGAGTTTATGGGCATTCGTGATTATTTTAATGCGCAAAGTATTTGCTTGATCGAATGGTCGGAAAAAGGGCGAGGTCTATTACCGCCAGCCGATCTCATTATCAATATTGACTATGTTGATGATGCACGTAATGTTGCACTCCTTCCCAACTCCAGAGAAGGTAAACAAATTTTACAATTAATGAAACAAACTATTTCGTCACCCAGTTAA
- the mutL gene encoding DNA mismatch repair endonuclease MutL encodes MPIKILPPQLANQIAAGEVVERPASVVKELVENSLDAGATKIQVDIENGGANLIRIRDDGIGIAKDELALALARHATSKIASLEDLEAILSLGFRGEALASISSVSRLTLTSRTEQQKEAWQVYAQGRDMETTIKPASHPVGTTVEVANLFFNTPARRKFLRTDKTEFAHIDEVIRRIALAKPHIAFTLTHNGKTVRQYKSAGDFSQKLKRIAAICGEEFVQHALHIDWKHDDLHLSGWVADPFFKHTQNDLNYCYVNGRMVRDKVITHAIRQAYAEHLESNEYPAYILFIDINPNDVDVNVHPTKHEVRFQQARLVHDFIYQGIQNALLTSLELGGKMLNAEHKLMQQPLSSEPSEQATSQVQEPDGVWQPNVGKLNRSAAGRNIFQPTDYSVSPSLNKEKATNHPSIPPAGYIKPKSEITKTESQAYGELLRPASPTQGENPVLTVQATQESSLPTSRMLRALALVQNQALLLQQEQEFYLLPIKKLQQMQTMLSLQEKDIAQQALLIPILFRLDEKQQSAWEKQHTFFAQIGFHFNENLTQHRISLIKVPASLRQHNLQQCVGNLLNQQNENMHQFLTALCQQLDYTTIDVFGDAVNLLNETEQLLHRQPNQSLSQLFIPIDWQIYLGKENS; translated from the coding sequence ATGCCAATAAAAATTCTGCCACCTCAGCTTGCTAATCAAATCGCCGCTGGTGAAGTTGTTGAACGTCCCGCGTCAGTCGTCAAAGAACTGGTAGAAAACAGCCTTGATGCTGGTGCAACGAAAATTCAGGTAGATATTGAAAATGGCGGTGCAAATTTAATTCGTATTCGAGACGATGGTATCGGTATCGCAAAAGATGAACTCGCCTTAGCCCTTGCTCGTCACGCTACGAGCAAAATCGCCAGTCTTGAGGATTTAGAGGCCATTTTAAGTTTAGGCTTCCGCGGTGAGGCGTTAGCAAGTATTAGTTCCGTTTCTCGCCTGACCCTGACTTCTCGTACCGAACAACAAAAAGAAGCATGGCAGGTTTATGCGCAAGGGCGAGATATGGAAACCACCATCAAACCAGCTTCACACCCAGTGGGAACAACGGTTGAAGTGGCTAATTTATTTTTTAATACGCCAGCAAGACGCAAATTTTTACGCACTGATAAAACTGAATTTGCTCATATTGATGAAGTGATCCGTCGTATCGCCTTAGCAAAACCACATATTGCCTTTACGCTTACCCATAATGGGAAAACAGTGCGTCAATACAAAAGTGCGGGGGATTTTTCGCAAAAATTAAAACGAATTGCAGCGATTTGTGGGGAAGAATTTGTTCAACACGCCTTACATATTGATTGGAAACACGATGATCTCCATCTTTCAGGCTGGGTTGCCGATCCTTTCTTTAAGCATACCCAAAATGATTTAAACTATTGCTATGTAAATGGCAGAATGGTACGCGATAAAGTGATCACTCACGCCATACGCCAAGCCTATGCAGAACATTTAGAGAGCAATGAATATCCTGCTTATATTCTTTTTATTGATATTAATCCCAATGATGTAGATGTTAATGTTCACCCAACAAAGCACGAAGTTCGCTTCCAGCAAGCTCGCCTTGTTCACGATTTTATCTATCAAGGCATACAAAATGCCCTGCTTACAAGCTTAGAACTCGGCGGAAAAATGCTTAATGCTGAACATAAACTAATGCAACAACCGCTCTCGTCTGAACCCAGCGAACAAGCCACATCACAAGTGCAAGAACCTGACGGGGTATGGCAACCTAATGTTGGAAAACTTAATCGTAGTGCAGCAGGAAGAAATATTTTTCAACCAACGGACTATTCTGTTTCCCCTTCGCTAAATAAAGAAAAAGCGACAAATCATCCCTCTATTCCACCAGCAGGTTATATCAAGCCAAAGAGCGAAATCACTAAAACAGAAAGTCAGGCTTATGGCGAATTACTTCGCCCAGCCTCACCGACACAGGGAGAAAACCCAGTTTTAACCGTTCAAGCGACGCAAGAAAGTTCACTGCCAACTAGCCGAATGTTACGCGCATTAGCCTTAGTGCAAAATCAAGCGCTACTTTTACAGCAAGAGCAGGAATTTTATTTATTACCGATCAAAAAATTACAACAAATGCAAACGATGTTGTCTTTGCAGGAAAAAGATATTGCCCAGCAAGCATTATTAATTCCTATACTCTTCCGCTTAGATGAAAAACAGCAATCGGCTTGGGAAAAACAACACACATTTTTCGCTCAAATCGGTTTTCACTTTAATGAAAATCTTACTCAACATCGAATTAGCCTGATTAAGGTGCCTGCCAGCTTACGCCAGCATAATTTACAGCAATGTGTAGGGAACTTACTCAATCAACAAAACGAAAATATGCACCAATTTTTGACCGCACTTTGTCAACAGCTTGATTATACAACGATAGACGTATTTGGAGATGCGGTAAATTTACTCAATGAAACCGAACAATTATTACATCGACAGCCAAATCAATCGCTTTCTCAGCTATTTATTCCTATTGATTGGCAAATCTATTTAGGGAAGGAAAATAGCTAA
- the hflX gene encoding ribosome rescue GTPase HflX: MDHLAFPSAVKNSDEISTALFSSSQNHSQQAISQDRGIIVQAFFSADKNLDDLTEFQLLAESAQVDIATIITTSRATPQAKYFVGQGKAEEIAQAVKDHNANVILINHCLTPAQTRNLESLCECRVVDRTGLILDIFAQRARSHEGKLQVELAQLKHLATRLIRRKTGLDQQKGAVGLRGPGETQLESDRRLIKVRIAQLQHRLNKVEKQRHQNRQTRKKADIATISLVGYTNAGKSTLFNLLTKAEVYAADQLFATLDPTLRRLNIPDIGSTILADTVGFIRDLPHDLVSAFKSTLQETSEASLLLHVVDCADVRKRENINAVNEVLQQIQANQVPTLLVYNKIDQVENLVPHIEYDDQNRPVGVYISAHLQQGIPLLFEAIRQKLSKRIVQLQLCLPPQAGKIRHWLYEMDCIREEKISEQGEFLLKVNIEQSEWQKLLKKQPHLANYQDE, encoded by the coding sequence TTGGATCATTTAGCTTTTCCAAGTGCGGTGAAAAATTCAGATGAAATTTCTACCGCACTTTTTTCATCATCACAAAACCACTCGCAACAGGCTATTTCGCAAGATCGAGGCATTATTGTACAAGCCTTTTTTTCTGCTGATAAAAATCTTGATGACTTAACTGAATTCCAGTTGCTTGCTGAATCTGCGCAAGTAGACATTGCCACCATTATCACCACAAGCCGTGCCACGCCACAAGCGAAGTATTTCGTTGGACAAGGCAAAGCAGAAGAAATTGCCCAAGCAGTAAAAGATCACAACGCCAATGTGATTTTAATCAATCATTGTTTGACACCCGCACAAACGCGTAATTTAGAAAGCCTATGTGAATGTCGTGTCGTAGATCGCACAGGGTTAATTTTAGATATTTTCGCCCAGCGCGCACGCTCTCACGAAGGGAAATTACAAGTCGAATTAGCCCAATTAAAACATCTTGCCACTCGTTTAATTCGGCGCAAAACAGGCTTGGATCAACAAAAAGGTGCGGTAGGCTTACGAGGGCCGGGAGAAACCCAATTAGAAAGCGATCGACGATTGATTAAAGTTCGTATTGCACAATTGCAACATCGCTTAAATAAAGTAGAAAAACAACGTCATCAAAATCGTCAGACAAGAAAGAAAGCAGATATTGCCACGATTTCATTGGTCGGTTATACCAATGCGGGTAAATCCACCTTGTTTAATTTGCTCACCAAGGCAGAAGTTTATGCGGCAGATCAACTTTTTGCTACCCTTGATCCTACCCTCCGCCGTTTGAACATTCCAGATATTGGTAGCACAATTTTAGCAGACACGGTAGGCTTTATTCGAGATCTACCACACGATCTGGTTTCCGCGTTCAAATCCACCTTACAAGAAACCAGCGAGGCAAGCCTGTTATTACACGTTGTGGATTGCGCTGATGTACGAAAACGAGAAAATATCAATGCGGTAAATGAGGTTTTGCAACAAATCCAAGCCAATCAAGTCCCTACATTACTGGTTTATAACAAAATTGATCAAGTGGAAAACCTTGTTCCACATATTGAATATGATGATCAAAATCGCCCAGTGGGCGTGTATATTTCTGCCCATTTACAACAAGGTATTCCCTTATTATTTGAAGCCATTCGACAAAAATTAAGCAAAAGGATTGTGCAATTACAACTTTGTTTGCCACCGCAAGCTGGCAAAATCCGTCATTGGCTATATGAAATGGATTGTATTCGTGAAGAAAAAATCAGTGAACAAGGGGAATTTTTACTCAAGGTAAATATTGAGCAAAGCGAATGGCAAAAATTATTAAAAAAACAACCGCACTTAGCAAACTACCAAGATGAATAA
- the hfq gene encoding RNA chaperone Hfq, with protein MAKGQSLQDPYLNALRRERIPVSIYLVNGIKLQGQIESFDQFVILLKNTVNQMVYKHAISTVVPARAVSHHNNQAHQQQHNATQEMATETSAESQTE; from the coding sequence ATGGCAAAAGGACAATCATTACAAGATCCTTACTTAAACGCATTACGTCGCGAACGTATTCCTGTATCCATTTATTTAGTCAATGGCATTAAATTACAAGGACAAATTGAGTCTTTCGATCAATTCGTCATTTTATTAAAAAACACTGTAAATCAAATGGTTTACAAACACGCAATTTCAACTGTTGTGCCTGCTCGTGCAGTTTCTCATCATAATAATCAAGCTCACCAGCAACAACATAATGCAACGCAAGAAATGGCGACAGAAACCTCAGCAGAATCACAGACTGAATAA